Within the Miscanthus floridulus cultivar M001 chromosome 2, ASM1932011v1, whole genome shotgun sequence genome, the region gccgccacttcgtccttgctcgtcaagagttgcagccacatgtagcgactgcaatcatccacgagcaggaggaagtaccgccgaccaccgtttgtagctagcgtgatcggcccacagaggtcgccgtggacgagcttgagagcgtccttcgcgtgatacttggccgcctttgggaatgatagcctcctctgcttcccggccaggcagctgtcacacagctcgcctccgtgcttgatgtgggatagccctcggaccatcttctccagctgaccaagcgcgtcgaagctaagatgtccgaaccgagcatgccacagccacggttcctcggtgtgccttgccgccaggcagaCCGGCTGCTTTACCTTTAGGTCAAGCAAGTACAACTAgttctgggacctcttcaccttggtaaGAAGTCACTGCTCccagtccctgatcctaaggactctgtgcttgattagtaccttgctaccgcgctcatccagctgaccaatgctgatgatgcttgaacgcaactgcgggatgtaatatacatccgttagcgtgcGGTGCTCttcgttctggcacctgaagatgatggtgccgcgcccttgagccgtcaccaaactttaccgtaccggtaacatcgtcgtcgagctcagagaaggctgccttggagcccgtcatgtggttgctgccaccagagtccagataccgcCGCTGCTCCTGGTCAGCGCCCACACATTCGAGGTGGATTTGGGAGCACGGTTCGtcaaggttgacagccttcagggccttcccaggtccttccaccgtcgtcacctcttccttctcctctgcctcaacgtcgtgcagtgcacagaacgtcgccatcaggatagtggcctcatcatcatcatcatcagcttgcgccagatgagcctcatcCGTCTTCTTCTGCTTGCGAATtaggcactcccgtgcccaatggcccgtcttcccgcagcgccggcaGACATTGGGGTCGACCTgtttcttcttctccaaagaagccttgccgcggcgcttgttatttccaccgcggctggaggaggctaccccggagttcctccgagtagcccactcctcctctgtcagcagcagtttgccgctgtccttcgttgctgtcgcttgtttcaggcgctcgtccaccgcccgcagatggcctgtcacatcctcgatggtgagggtggacaagtccagcatcatctctatggagagagcgatcttgatgtactttgccggcacggagtggagcgatatggatgtactttgccggcacggagtggaggtacttggggACCGCCttctcttcatcgatggtgacgtcgtggctcttcagcttgctgatgagtgtctgcaggcggagggagaagtcctccaccgtttcaccatccttgaacttaaggttggcgtactcctgctttagaagctgggtcgtcgccttctttgcgcggtcggaaccgattCGCATCgctgcaatagcctcccacgcctccttagcagagctcttcgcccccaatggctccctgtactccgccggtacaacagcaaggatagcctccaacgctgacatgtcatcttcttcattgtcggtgcctttgtcaacagcattccagagccgtcgggctctgagcttgaccttcatggtcaccgaccactctgcATAGTTGGTGCGAatcagcgtcggtcaactggtgtcgctgacctcccgcaccgtgcgaacaacgacctcctgtcgtggttgggcagccacagcagtgccactgctgtcgcccatgtTCGAACCTtgcgtcatcgccagcggttagtccaacAATGGCGTTTTTATGGCTCCGATATCAATTGTTAGCCCACTAGATCACCGGcttaggtgagtcgaccactcaccagtctcgCCGACCACGACAGacattgtccgaccacacactatggtcaGAGGTAGAAGAAAAAAGGAAGAATAgagcacacacagtacaagcagcGTTGCCCGGAGCTCTGTACAGGAGtggtaaatctgaactctctttgttgagttgcagtggcaaactatatatacaactctattcaTCTAGTCTTAGTACAGCtcccatgctgctacagtgactagataacacagcaggactgacttctgcgcctgtccctgctgtggctacagtgcggcaggtgagccgttcggcgcctgcctctgcAGCGGCTATAGTACCATAGCAGGGAGTCTTTTTGGGCggcgccttcccttgctgtgtgttcagaaacagtagattatctaacaaaatTATTCCCACTGACCTAATAATTAATAACTGGTCTATGCATGCATGTCAATAGGTATGACTAGAAAAGCTTCAAGCTTCTTAATGATGAACACAAACAATTGGTAAAGCAGGTTTTGGATGCTACGTTTACTAATTTGGTACGTAGTAGGCTAGTAGCATATAGCAGGTTCacatgagagattgagagagtcTCTGAAATCTATACCTGATAGAACAGGTTGGATGCCGTTGAGAATGAGCGTGATGGCAAGCAGTGGGCAGAGATCCGCCACCGCGTTGGACACCACCTCACCCTCTGTGAACAAGTAGCTGATGTAGTTGCGCAGGCAGAGGATCACGATGCTAAGCATGACAGATATCAGTGTGGAGACCGCAGTCACTACCCACACTGAGAAGCAGGCAGATTTTGGGTGGCCGGCACCGAGCTCATTGCTCACTCTCACGCTGGAAATCAATCATTCAGAAGTCAGTTAGCATACACAGATTAAACCAGTAATAAATTAAGCCTGGCAGCTGTAGTATGTAGTTGAGTTGCGAACCTACCTGGCAGCAGCATTGAACCCTACTGAGATCATGAACACCCACCCAGAAATAGTCATGCTGCAGATCAGATAACACGAACAAGACAACAAGATTAATGTTTCTGATTTGACATGATTTTCTGGTAACGTACTACGCTACTACTCACCATACAGACAGCGCATCCAATGCAAGTTCAGGGTTGGGGAGCAAGCCGGCGATGAGCACCAGGACCTGAAAGTACCAGGTCTCAAGGCAGAGCATAACGGCCGACGCGGCGGAGAGCTTGAGGAAGTCCCACAAGCCCGAGAAGGCCTGGCAGGTGAATCCGGTCCAGGTGTGTCGGCACCTGGGGCTCATGACGATGTACGCGAACTGCGCGGCGACGATGAGCCACCAGCTGAGGCTGAGCACCAGGGAGGCCCCCAGCAGGCCGAGGCCGGCCTTGTAGACGACGACCCAGCTGAGCAGCAGGTGCAGCGCCAGCGTGGCGGTGGAGATGTAGGCGCTCGGGAGCACGATGCTCTGCGCCTGCATGAACTTCTGGATCGGGAAGTTGATGGCGTACGCGAAGATCTGCGGGATCAGGCCGTACACGAAGATGGACGCGGCGCGGGCGATCTCCGGCGACTGCCCCAGGAACACCAGGATCGGCTCCGAGAAGGCGTAGAGCACGGCCAGCGGGACGCCCGTGGCGCACAGGAGCACGGCCGAGCGTTGCAGGTAGATGCCCAGCATGTCGTACTTCTGGGCGCCGTAGGCCTGCCCGCAGAGCGTCTCCACCGCGCTGCCCATGCCCAGCTGCGACAACCAAACTATTATGAACATCTGGTTCTTCATTTTGGTGGAACCGTGATTCGCGACAAAAACAGAAGACTCGGGACGATTTCATGATATTGTGAATAAGGCCCATACATGCGAACGGCTTTACCTGACCAGTAGTCAACAATGATGCAGGCCCATCTATGCATTGCAAAGGCCCGGAAAATCTTTTGTTTTCGTAAATTTTTTGAAAGAAACTTTATTTGTAAAAAAACAATTCGTTGATTTAAATTTAAACAAATCTAGGCTCTTGTCGCCGTCTTGCTCCGGCTGACAAATAAATTGCCTTACATTGGACGATTTTTGTCCATTTTCTACATTGGAGTATCTTAAAAATCTCCACTCTTTTATATGAGCTCAACTAAAGGCAAACTTTATGCGACAGCTATAGAGCTCAATCAAATCTGTAACTTTATAGCTCACCCTTATTTTTTGTACAGTCATATTGGTGTTGAAATAATCGATATAAATTTACAGATATAGAAATACATATTTGAACATTATGGTTTTCCAAATAATTCAGCACTCACGTACATAGCTTtattaacccccccccccccccccccccccccaccccccacacacacacaaaaaaaaaaggtcAGGGATGTTTTTTTTTAACAAATTGTTAAGATGTGGGCCACTCCTCTTCTTAAATTATATGGTGGTGCCGGTTACATATCACTATATCAGCAACAACTTGAAGTTCAAGCAGACGATACAATCAAAAGTAAAAGACCTAATAAAAGACGCACATACTAATTTAAGATGGTATGTGTCggagacctaataccggggtacctaatgaggtgggactaatgaccatcaaatgttgatgcttccagtcagacaaagagcactactacgcttcttgtctaaacgacggaagactggttccgcctcgcccgattgCTAAGGgccagcttcgcctcgcccgacgtccgagggcaggctccgccccgcccgacccccgaggtctggcctctgcctcgcccaatgactaagggctggctccgtctcgcccgacgttcgaggactggcctccacctcgcccgacggctaagggctggctccacctcgcccgacgtccgcgggcaggctccgccccgcccgacccccgagggtcggcctccgcctcgtccgacggctaagggctggctctgtctcgtccgacgtccgagggcgggctccgcctcgcccgacgaccgagggagggctcca harbors:
- the LOC136538681 gene encoding protein DETOXIFICATION 40-like encodes the protein MASDEADAHDGASGRLESILTAEAEASCPWARRAWAAASIELRLLTRLAAPAVVMYMINYLMSMSTQIFSGHLGNLELAAASLGNTGIQIFAYGLMLGMGSAVETLCGQAYGAQKYDMLGIYLQRSAVLLCATGVPLAVLYAFSEPILVFLGQSPEIARAASIFVYGLIPQIFAYAINFPIQKFMQAQSIVLPSAYISTATLALHLLLSWVVVYKAGLGLLGASLVLSLSWWLIVAAQFAYIVMSPRCRHTWTGFTCQAFSGLWDFLKLSAASAVMLCLETWYFQVLVLIAGLLPNPELALDALSVCMTISGWVFMISVGFNAAASVRVSNELGAGHPKSACFSVWVVTAVSTLISVMLSIVILCLRNYISYLFTEGEVVSNAVADLCPLLAITLILNGIQPVLSGVAVGCGWQQFVAYVNIGCYYIVGVPLGALLGFVFKLGVKGIWGGMIGGTCMQTAILLWVTLRTDWNKEVEEAQKRLHKWEDKKTTEEPLLAGGGNGN